The Sesamum indicum cultivar Zhongzhi No. 13 linkage group LG6, S_indicum_v1.0, whole genome shotgun sequence genomic interval GCAGACCTACGGTTTCATGCCCTGTACCTCCACTGCACTGGGGAACCTCTTCTTAATTCTGGTCTACGGTTATCTCATGTTCCTTGCCGCAACCTATCTCTCCACCGGCAGCGAGCTTCTGCTTGAGATCCTCGGCCCTGGAATCGTCGGCGGCCTTTTCCTTCCGATGCTCGGAGCACTTCCTGATGCTATGCTTATTCTTGGTAATCCTCCTTTTCTTACATcaatttaaaactatttttgaaaataatctGAATATTGCTTTTTCTCCACTTCAAACGATAGATTTATAATCTTTATATGCATCTTATTccattatagaaaaaattaattaggatatttgatattatgtcataaaaaatataagagcttaaattttatatctaattttggaggatatataattgtaaattgtTTTGTGGTAAATGGATGTGtctttaatcataaaaagggtattaaagataattacacaaattttcaaattaatctttCTTTCCCCCCTTAAATGATGTTTGTGATAGGTGACAGTATATATTTTGCCGTTGGTGGTCATTAACCCCTTTCCTAATCATGTCCGTCAGTCCGCGGTAGGTCTGGTTGGCAGTATCTGCTTTTCCGTTGGTTAttaatcctttttctttaatcgTGTTCTCTGTAGGTCTAGTTGACAGTATATTTTTCCGTTGGTCGTTTCGGTTTTACCTTTTGGACATAAGTTAGTAGTTCGTTGGATGATAGTTCTTCTCTAATGCCCTCCATCTACAATTGGAAGCTTTGTTGTTGCAGTTCACCatcaattttgactaacagaaaTAGACAATTTTGATAATCTTTTCGAgtgtatttgaattattttgaacaaCACGACAGATATTTTTACAGTTAAGAAGTTGCAAAACACTGAAGTGGTTGAAGAATTGAAGTGATAAGTAGcaatcaaaaaattagataatttgaCTTTATGTTGTCGAAGGAGCATTCAAGGAATCAGTTAGAAGGATTGAGAGAGACAAGAACGGATCTGAACAATTCTGGTTTTTGTCATCACGTGatatttcatttcaatttcatgcTTAATCAGGCGGTGAtggatataatataaattgaatagaaaagaaacatCTAAAATCTTGATGTGTCATGTTATAACTATTTGATGGTAGGAACAAATCATACAGGcagaatattatttatttattattttcgaCAATATAGATTgggatattgaaatttatactttgcaacattcttataaattttattattaagataACAAAAGATCAACTCCTTTTATTGGTGCTAAGATCTGTTTATATATCTTCAACCTGGTTGCTCCGGTGACCACCTTTTTCTCATATCACTTGTAGAGCTTTCATTGTAACCAGTCCTTAACATGCATACACAGTCGTTCTTTATTTATCTGTAACTTGGCTCTAGCCCTTTGCGTTTGCAACCGATAGCCAGTCATCAATGCGATTAGTATTCCTGCATTTGCCTATTGCTCATTTATTCTGTGTTTTCAGTCTCGGGGCTGTCTGGAAGTGTAGAGACTGCTCAAAGCCAGGTATCAGTTGGAATGGGACTTCTAGCTGGGTCAACAGTCATGCTTCTTACTGTGATTTGGGGTACCTGTGTTGTTGTTGGAAAGTGTGATATAGTAAATCATGTTGCCGTAGACTCCCAAGACACAAAAGGCTTCAGTTTAACCGGTATGTCTCTATCTCTTCCCCAAGGCCCCCATTCCTTGTCAAAGTAGTGTAAACTGCCCATGAAGCTCCGTCCGTTCACTTTGCTGGTCGTATATGCATGTTGCATGTATAACAATGTTTAGGCATGCTTTGAATTGTTTCGTTCATTCTGAAGTTTGGTCTAGCTGCTTAACTGCTAGATTTGATAAAGCTTCTGAtcagttttaaaataaacatactTGGTTTTAACAACTTGGATTATCCAAGAAGCGAGCCGACTCTTTTTAGAGGTTGCATGATATACTCcaataaaatctttcatttcaaagatTGGCTTCTTTAGGGGGCAAACTACATTTAGGACTATTTCTGTATTACACCAATATTTTAATGTGCTAAAACAACTTTATTTAAGAGAAACCTCATTACACAGAGATTGAACAAATAGTAACCGACCTGGATGTCTGAATCTGCAGTTATACTTAATTGGTTTACAAAGAAACTGGGATCTTCTTTCTGACCCAAATTCTATTCTCCTGCTAGTTTTACTCtgtctcttttctttttccttttatttttttaatccttttCACCCAGTTCTGCTCCAAATAAGAACTCTAGTTGATAGATAAAACTTATTGTATTATCCTGGTCGCCTCACaatgtttctctctcttctcggTGTGGCCAAATTCTTCTCTGATATCTTACTGTTTACTGTTTCCATGCAGGCTCTGGCATTAGTACTGATATCTGGACAAGCTATGCAGGCATTATTATGGCTATTTCTGTACTTCCGTTCATAATAGTCCAATTACCACAAATTTTGCATTCAAATTCAGGAAGGCACCTGTCTGTATTGATTGGTCTCATTGTTTCTGCTTCCCTTCTGGTATCCTATTGCCTTTACCaggtaattaaataatctgAAACTTAGAAGTTGACATCTCATTGAATATCTGgatttttatattcttaaaaCCATAACTTCATGGGAAGAAGCATATTTAGAGTCAAGTGGCCTTTGAATTTTCTTGCGCAAGTCATTCTTCTTATTCATGATAATGCTAGAACAGGTTTCCCCAATTCTAACATTGTACTTTTTGACATCTTTTAGTTGATGATACTTTTTAAAACCAAATTCCATGTGATACCCCAAAAATCACATCTGGTTTGTGGTGTCTCAGGTTCCAATTATTTTGGAAACTCCTTTGCAGTATTCTCCACCCAGTCACCCCCAAATTGTGGTGTCAGTTGGCGAGCCACTAGAATCCACCAGATCAATGTTTTATGAATTAGTTGCAGTTTAAAAGAGAGGGAGCAAAGACTACCAATTGATAAGAAATGTAATGCATGCACTAGTAACGCAATAAGGCATGCATGAAAGGATACAGTTTGGTTGGGGTGGGTGTGCCATTGTTTCATCTTTAAGTCTTTTTAGTGTtgttatatcataaatataggTATTCTTTTGGTGCCCCAttgttattttctgcatttatCAAGTACAGACGCAATAGTAACTGACTTAGAGAAACAAGATCATTTCAGGTGTTGTTATGAAGTTCGTGCTCCTTGTTGGATTAAATTTACTAGAATGCCGTGCTGACATGTCTATCTCttgttcttaattttttcataagaatcTCTCAGCATtcctttgaatttttatgCAGGTATTCCAGCCATGGGTTCAAAGGAGGCGACTAGCTTATGCAAAGCATAAGCATGTAATATCAGGAATCTTGAAGCATTTGAAAATGCGTGCTCTAGGGAGGCTTTCTACTGAGGACGGGAGACCTAATGAAGAAGTACTGGAGAAGTAAGTTCACAGCTGTTTCTATGTACTGGCACTGACTGTATCTTTATGCGGCtggatttataattaatatttatcattgcCCCGGATATGGCAGGCTGTTTAAAgcaattgatgaaaatgaggaCGGACACCTTTCACACTCAGAATTAAGAGCTCTAATTCTTGGAATCCAGTTCAACGAGATCAATTTGGATCGGGAAGATGCCGTGGAGAAAGTGATGAAGGATTTTGACATCAGTCTTGACTCTAGAGTTGATTTAAGAGAGTTCATTCATGGAGTTGGGCGATGGCTTCAAGAGGCGAGAGCAGTTTCTAACTATGCCGGTTCAATGAAGTATATAGATGATTTTCACATGGTATGTTGCTTCCTAATGAGCTTGTCTAGAATGTTTCCAACTATCTGGATTGTTATTTCgttgattctttttcttttctttttggagcAGCAAACAAAGAGAGACCACGATCTTCTGGGTGATCAAAGTGATGAGATTGTCGAGGGTTTTGAGAATCCACGATGGAATTCAATTAAAGCTGTACTTTTGCTGCTCCTTGGAACTGCGATTGCAGCTGCATTTGCAGATCCTTTGGTTGACGCTGTTGATAATTTCTCCGATGCCACAAAGATTCCTacttttttcatatcatttaTTGCATTGCCATTGGCTACCAACTCCAGTGAGGCTGTGTCCGCCATTATATTTGCCACCAGGAAAAAGTTGAGATCCGCCTCTTTGACATTTTCAGAGGTAAGATGCTTTGttattctctttatttttttctggttCATAAACTTTTGTATGGAGGAAAATAGTCTAATGTGTATACTATAGAGGAAAATAGTCTCGGATCAATTATCCTGACCCTTATTTTGCTGTGTCAGCTGTACGGAGCTGTTACGATGAACAATGCCCTGTGTCTATCAGTCTTCTTGGCACTTGTTTATGTTCGAGGGCTGGTCTGGGATTTCTCATCCGAAGTGCTGGTCATTCTGATTGTGTGCATTGTGATGGGGGTGTTTGCCAGCATTCGCACGACTTTCCCACTTTGGACTGCTTTCTTAGCTTTCTTACTGTATCCATTTTCTCTGGCGCTTGTGTATGTTCTTGATTATGTCTTCGGCTGGTCATAAATCCTGTTTTGGGTTTTGGCCTTGagcaatttgttttcttttctagtGTAAATTTCTGGTAACAAGTCTCCATGAGATCTCGAGTGTTACTGTAAAACTCGAAAGGTTCTAATTTGTGGGAAAGTTGTGTTTGAGAATCTTATtgattattacatttttgagAACTTATTTACAACTTTGTTGAAAGTAATGGTAGCTACGGTCGATCTTGGTTTGATGTATGCGAACTGCGAAGTAATGATTATTATTGGCCGTTTTGGGCATTTGTTGCAGTCCATAAATTGTGGATTCAGCTTCGGGGGCTGAGATAAGTACATcagaatattttcaaatccaaattatGCCTGTGATGTATATatggaaaaatgtaatttattctcatGTGATatgtgtaaattatttttttatgaaaaaaatttagttatttatctctctgtatttttataatgtatcAATCTACtctctgtgtttttttttttaaaatgtaaattattttatttaaaaaatatagggagataaattactatattttcatgaggggtaatttgttcattttaatataataaggGTTTAAGTTGCATTTAATCCGTGAAATATATTAAGAGAAAAGAGAACCAGTGATCAAGACCATGAAAAGGATCATTCCTTCCCTGAAATATTGACTCAAAAGGATGCAGGacaagttagtaataagtaaTAGCAAAATGTAGGACAGTAATAACCAACATcattgttaaaataaatatggtcCATGTCCCCATTTAGGCCCAGCCCAAATCCTCCATTTCCCTCTCACTCGGATGGCTCAACCCACTCTACTATTTTGGCCCATTCCTCCGGCTCAGACCACTTACCCGACTTGGCTCctcttttatatatacgaTACCTTCTTTTTCAGGTAAAAATCCTAATCCTAATTTGTCCCGACTCCTCGTCTCTTtcacttttctctctcttcttgatTTCCTCTTCCACCATACTTCTATCTCtcgaaaattaatattttttccctatatatatttttggtggttTCTAATGATGATAGTGACCAGAAAATTCGATCTCTCTTTTTCGTTCACTCCTTAAAAGTTCTCTGTGATTATTTCCTTagtgaaaatttgaatggTCCTTAGCGGACTGAACCTTGGTGGTTTTTTTGGGCTAAGCAACTGCGAGAGGTTGCCAGCATTTGGACTCCCCTATACCGGATCTGGCCCTTGAACCATTATTCTCCATATATCTTTTTgtccttctctttttctttatcctaatctacttatatatatattattagtttagatctttttatttatattcttttatttatattttaatcccTGTTTTtggtaataatatttgtacaaggattttcaaattcattatcCCTCTATAATGGTTTATTAGGATTGTTTATTTGGGGCCCACTGCTGCTGGACTACGTCCTACAATCATTTACAAGATGTTtgatacaaaaatgaaaatcacaTTAGAAAGGTTACATAGAACGATAATGTAAGAATCAATTCATTAAGTACAAAAGAAGCATGTCTACACAAGGATGTCGATCTACTTCCCCTTTCATCAAGATTGAGGTAGGACTATGCCGACTTCTTTGCCGAAATTATACCAGAATTTGCTCATTCGatatgaaaacataaaatctAGCTCTGTATTAGCATGGATAACGAACCAGGAACTGGGCAAGAATACTTAACACTAATCATACAGCACATTGAAACAGACAAGGGAAGGTCTCTAAAACTTCCTTTTCCTGATCTTGAAACTGGATGATCGGATAACATCATCATCCGCTAGTAGTGTTTCGTTGAGAATTGTCATTGACTCGGGTTTGGTGAAATAGGTGAAAAGAAGGTAGATACCATCCAAGTAAGTGTTGCTCTCTCCagctttgtttttctttctgatGCTGTAGGCAAGTGGAATTACGCCCCTGTTGAACACCTCCACATACATACCACCACCAGCAACGAgcaactatagaaacaaatttCAATACAGCATTAAAACCACATTTTGTGGGTGAAAGAAAAATCGTGtgctttattatttatttgaaagcACAATGACAATCTTTAGTTTCAGCATGCATTTAGAGAAAAATCTGATGAGCCCATACTCAAAAGAGGAGATAGAATGCCAAAACTTCAGTATACTCTTTTGCCCGGAAATGGAAAATTTCCCCGTCCATTTTGATTTACCAAGCTGGTAACTCAGAAGCATTTTCGCCCCTTAAGGGCCTTAACGTTCAATTTAGCTGAAAAATGGCCGATTTTGAGTATTGCCTAAAACCAAgatactaaattaaaatgtcaAAGCCTTCAATTCCATGTATCCTGAAGAAAGGTGACAGATCTTCTTCCCCAAAATCTTATGTGATGGACGAGAAGATATTATTACAATCACAAAGTTGCTACTAGAAAACCATACAACTGGAGTATCTTCAGAATCATACAGTAATTGGTAACTGTATATGATTTACATCATTCTTACCATGACCGCCTGCGTAATTCTAAGGTCTGATTTACACCAGTAACTCATCTTCCCAAACACATATACTCCACCCTCCAGATTATATAATGACATACTCCACAACTTCATGATCCATCTATGGCAAAGTTCAAATCCTTTCTCATCAAGCATATTTCTTTATCAAATCTTATCTAAAAGCAGCGACCTGACTTCAGCAGTGGGCTCAAaggttttaaaatataagaactCTAAATAGTATTCAGCATTTACCATTTCCAGACCACCATCAGTTAACAAATCTTCATACCCGTAACTTTCCACTTCCAACAACTAGAAGctaaacaagaaaagaaggtAGAAAAGAATGCACATTCATCAGATTCACAAGAGCACCAAATCTTAGTTCTTTGAAGCATTAATTCAAGCATCTAGAAATCATGATCAACCCAAAAAGTAAGCAGACTAAACAGAAATCCAAAGAAAACAATACTAATTTACCTCTTCATATTTCTGGGTGAAGGCAAGGCGCTCATCCTCAGACATATCGGGCCTTAAGACAACCATCGTCTCGTATTTCCGTAGGCCCGGAGGACACTGCGGCTCCTCCTTATCTTCCACGTCCGGAAATCCCGCCCCCGGTATCGTCGGCGTCGGCGGGGCGTCGCTTCCTGCCAAATCTCTCTCGAAGAATGCTATATCGAACTCTGCTTTGACAGCTGGCGCCGTTCGCTGGGAACTTACACTTCTCCTCAGCTGCGGAACTTTAATGGGGTAGTTCCATTTCAAAGGGTGTAGAAGAGCGGGCGAAGAAGAATGGGGATGGATGAAGGGTGGTTTAGAAACCATGAGAGCAGAGGAGGAGAGAGAAGCTGACGCCATTGATGCTTGGGGTCTACGAGCAGCTGGGCGTTCTTATGGCAGTAGATAAGGGGAGAAACCAACACTGGAAGATGCCCGCGTTTCTCCAGTTATCTGCGATTCTGATCTCGGAACGTAAGACGCGCGGTTTCTCTAATGCGACTTTCTTCATCACCGAATGAATTGACAAGACTCGGGCATTTTTCAAGtgcaaattcaattaaattcggcaacttataatttttcaaaaagtgatttttaaaaatgatacaaaaataaaattaatgaatatccGTACGAATTTTGGTTTTAAGAAAGAAATGTGCAATTCTATAAaccaaagaaaagaaggggATAGTTTTCCCACTCTTTAAATTTTGTgcaattatacataaattcacaataatttataaaattatatttaataattctcttatttatttctatctaataaatagatttattcggtcaaaaaatttataacatttgTTGGCATTGGTAaaagaattgatgaaaatttatatttttatccaattgatttattataaacttattgcaggttaaataaatattttctaaccaCACTACCAATATGCatcttcacccttataagaataatttgataaaaaaaatatttatttgacctataataagtcGATCATTGATCGttgctttttctatttttttgttttttatatatatttttatttttaaaattttttatatatttaatttcatattcaatactt includes:
- the LOC105165426 gene encoding uncharacterized protein LOC105165426 — translated: MRRQPKHRPLLTVVVFLVLCGLTYGRFIADQSDLVSDGVHSSKLPNFLRLYAAEETCEQTYGFMPCTSTALGNLFLILVYGYLMFLAATYLSTGSELLLEILGPGIVGGLFLPMLGALPDAMLILVSGLSGSVETAQSQVSVGMGLLAGSTVMLLTVIWGTCVVVGKCDIVNHVAVDSQDTKGFSLTGSGISTDIWTSYAGIIMAISVLPFIIVQLPQILHSNSGRHLSVLIGLIVSASLLVSYCLYQVFQPWVQRRRLAYAKHKHVISGILKHLKMRALGRLSTEDGRPNEEVLEKLFKAIDENEDGHLSHSELRALILGIQFNEINLDREDAVEKVMKDFDISLDSRVDLREFIHGVGRWLQEARAVSNYAGSMKYIDDFHMQTKRDHDLLGDQSDEIVEGFENPRWNSIKAVLLLLLGTAIAAAFADPLVDAVDNFSDATKIPTFFISFIALPLATNSSEAVSAIIFATRKKLRSASLTFSELYGAVTMNNALCLSVFLALVYVRGLVWDFSSEVLVILIVCIVMGVFASIRTTFPLWTAFLAFLLYPFSLALVYVLDYVFGWS
- the LOC105165427 gene encoding 30S ribosomal protein S6 alpha, chloroplastic isoform X1 is translated as MASASLSSSALMVSKPPFIHPHSSSPALLHPLKWNYPIKVPQLRRSVSSQRTAPAVKAEFDIAFFERDLAGSDAPPTPTIPGAGFPDVEDKEEPQCPPGLRKYETMVVLRPDMSEDERLAFTQKYEELLVAGGGMYVEVFNRGVIPLAYSIRKKNKAGESNTYLDGIYLLFTYFTKPESMTILNETLLADDDVIRSSSFKIRKRKF
- the LOC105165427 gene encoding 30S ribosomal protein S6 alpha, chloroplastic isoform X2; this translates as MASASLSSSALMVSKPPFIHPHSSSPALLHPLKWNYPIKVPQLRRSVSSQRTAPAVKAEFDIAFFERDLAGSDAPPTPTIPGAGFPDVEDKEEPQCPPGLRKYETMVVLRPDMSEDERLAFTQKYEELLVVGSGKLRV